From the genome of Anopheles funestus chromosome 2RL, idAnoFuneDA-416_04, whole genome shotgun sequence:
ATTGATAAAATCAAACCGAGAATCCACCGTAATTGTTCCCAAACTCAGCTTTTGAAAGAGTTCGTGTTTGGTGGAGCTGTTCCGGCGTGGCGTGAGTTTCACTTCCGAAAAGGGTCGCGTCCGTGTGTATGATGATTGTAAAAGTTTTGCACAGTTCGATATTTCACGCATCCCATGTGCCACCGCCGATGCCCTTGCGCGGGGGCTTGCAAGCGTGTAGACGAAGTGGAAAAGTTGTCGATCGATCTCGATTTGGGAAGTGCTTAAGCGTTTGATTGCTGGAAGAAAAATAggaagtgtgtgtgtaagcCGTCTGTGGTAGAAGAGTTTGTATTTTTACGATATTCAAACCGGAAGTAACTGGGTTTCGGTAGGAGCTCCTATCCCTTCCGTAAAGCTCTCTTTGGCACTTTGATggcgtattatttttttgttctgttgtaacgcaaaaaaaagcttaaactgAAATTGTTATGATGGGAGCTGAAGTCGGGAGGTTCTCCAAACTTCCCGTCCACTCTCATCGCACTCCACGTGCCATTACAATAGTCCGCTTCAAAAGTGTGATAGAGAACGTataacaagaaacaaaacaaggatAAAAAAGCGGATCGAGCGGAGGAAAGAGTTGTAAAACTTTGTATTCGTCGTTGGCCGGTTATGAGCGTTATACTTCTCAAAGGCGTTCCCTTTTTGGATGTGGATGGAGTTCCTGGACCTGGAGGAGTGTCCTAgaaggaatgaaaattttaacgaTTCCGTTGACAATGAGATCGAAGCTAGCGAAATCGGACAGCGGAAGACGATACGCGTGATGGTGTGGAAAATCataggaaaacttttttcattaCTATCGATTTTCATTACTGGTTTGTTTTGGATCGAGAGCTTGAAGGTTTCGTGAGACACACTCTGGTAGCCGAGCCGTTGGAGTAAGCTCTAATTCTGCGGTGCACAGTCCAAGCCACCACTCCAAGCACCCTTGCTGCAATAATGGGTTTATCcgttttgctgtatttttgttttccaaagtAACGAACACTTCCGTTCCCTTCACTCTGGGGTATCCGAAAGGCAGAAAAGTTACCGATAAAGGTTTGTGTCGTATGGTGCTTTTCATTGTCCTATTGCTGCTGCATTTGCATTTCGATATGCTTATTGTTGGGAGATAGAATGGTAAGGAATGCCAGTGCATGAAATCTTTTGTAGATTGTAGGGTTCATTGATTTTACACTTCCGTATTTTATCGTACGTCTTTGTGCGCTGTACGAAAAGAAGGACGTAAAGGGTGTCCCTGTCAAAGAACGACACGACAGGGTATTGCGTTGAACAAACTTTCCAATCGAGGAAATATAAATCCAAACAATCGTATTCCACGACACATAACGGACTTATATGACATACAGTCAGCGGCTTATGCGGATACTGGGAAGTGGTTCTGTGACAGCAGCCAGGGATAAGCCATTAAAGAAGTCAGAAACTCGACGTTATGGTTCGAACTCGAAAAGTTCCAAAGTTACTATTGGTGAATGAAAGGATAATCTGAAGGGAACTGTATATTGACCCAGTTTCGTGTGAGAAAGTGTGTCATCTACTAACAGCCGAGCAGCTTGTTGTAGGAGCCGCGTTTATCATGACTCAGTTGATTAGGCTTTGCAacgttttttctatttaaatatACTTCGTTGACATTTTTAACTGAAAAAGGACCAACCGGTCGCAGCTCAATTGCGTCCACATTCAGCTGTTGCATATCGTTTGTGCGACAATTATGTTTCACGGATGGGCATTAGGACGACGGCGGCGGTACGGAAATGTTGGGCATTTTTAACAGTTTCATTAAACGAGCATCGTTATTACGTTTGATATTTTACTACTGAGGTAGTGGAAACATTAACCAGTGAAATTGGACAAAAAGGGACGGAAagtgagaagagaaaaaaaatcactttgaaACGGATTTTATTACAGATAGGCTttggagtggaaaatgttcaatgggaaaataaaataattttacaccgGTACGATCACCGTCCATGCCGTAACAAGCGTATTTTTATCGCCACGTTCGATGATTATGAGAATCGGTGTGTTTAGGTTTGGGGTTTGTGTAGGTAAAATCGTGAATATTACGGTTGGAAACATAAAGCAGCATACATTATTGTGGAATAGTGTGTATTTCCATTGCTAGCTTCACGTTTGTATCGTATGGAATAAATTGATCGAGTGCAGACAAAAGATCGAGCGGGTGTGCGGGAACATTTCGTCGACAGGTTGTAGTGAAcaatgccatttttttctttcccgctCCCTATCATCATGTGGCGCATGTGGCTTTTGTGGTATTTTGATGTCTGTAGGAAATAGTATTTTAATTACTGCATTCTGGTCGTACTATTGGGTGTAAACGAGGTGGAAAAATTCGTTTGATCATTATTCAAACATATATTGCATATCTGTTAAGcgaacagcacaaaaaaaccggGTGATAACTTTGGCAGTAGTGTGTTGTGTAAAATAGTAGTTCAAAAAATATTCCCGTTTTCGCACACGAGGACTGTACGTGAATGaatattgaaatgaattgttcctgaaaacaaaacaaaaaaaataaaatcccaaaCCATAATTTGACCCAATAGTTTACCCTGCCCACTTTACACCTACGTCTATGTAGTATAATCGACGAGCCATGAAAAAGGGATAGTAATGGACATAGTTGTCAAATCTGTGCCGCTTTTGTACTTTCCACTTTACTTGCAAACCGTCGTGAAGCCCGTCGGTATGGATGGAATTCTTTCAGTCGAAATCAAAATGGAACCAAGTGAGTGGAAAAATGGACATTGTCACATTAAGTGGAACTAAATGGACTGATTTCACATTCTTCGTGTGGGGGAAAGAATTTAGCACGAAATGCTTTCCCCAAAAAGTGACCCTAGTCAGGACTGCGGGTTGGGTAAGGGCGGGGAAGGGAGTGCCattttgtgcaataaaatcatAATCGGTGTCATAAAATATCGCGTCCGTTCATGCCAAATCGAATTGAAGTGAAGCGATGTGAGAAGCAATTGATTGATGGACAGGGACGGTCACGAGTCGTTTGTTTGCCATGGACCGGACCCGGAACTGTCGTCTGGTGGCATTTGGGGGAGTAGAAAACGCATATGTTGTTTGCAGAACCGCAATCATCCATCCACCCGTGGGTTGCAGAATTGTGCAAACTTCACCAGTTTGCAATGATTCCGAATGTTTCTTCACTGTTGTTGATGTAAACATAACGTACCGGTAGTGGAAGCGATAAGAAAATAGTAGCCACAAGTAAGCGAGCTATTCTAATAAATCAACACGAGTTGCTTTGAATGTGGTGCGCTGGTCGGTTACGTCGGTCCGAGCAAGTCCGAACTGTTGAGCGAAGGGGCAAGAAAGAATGAGTTGTGATAAAACTGTGCTACGGGTATgaagtttgatttattttttgtccgAAACTAAACTTACGAGCTTACGAGCCAGGGACCTCTCGTTGACTCGCCGAGGTTACCAGTTGGCTGAGCAAAAGAAAGCGTTGGTTATCAGTAACGGCAGGAGGGAATTACTTTACCACGAACGAGTGATTCCGTCGGTAAAGTCGGCAAACTTCCTTCCGGGTGCCGGGAGGGTTGGTAACATTTTGCTCCAAAAGTCAGTGATGGGTAAGTTTGAGTCGAACAAAAAAGCACCGACAACAGAAACAACCGCCCCGTGTTCCGCCCAAAAACCCAGGTCCCACCGTTCGCCGTGTGCCGACAAAGCATAATTTCACCCAGTTGCACTAGAAGCAAAGTTTATTATGATAATCATTTGTAGAAGTGATTAAATTTCCTTCCTTAGATCGTACAGTGAAAAATCGTTCCGAGAGTGGGGTAAACGATAGCTAGGAGGTCGTTGTAACGCTTCGTGGGTGTGGTATGTATGTGCTGGTACTGCTAGTCTTCGCTGGCCTGCAGTCAAATAGTTTGTGAAAATGAGAAACTGCTCAACGCTTCTGGTTTGGCACTCTTAACCGAAAGCTCGTTCCACTCGTGTTGAGCTATAATCTTCCGGTTCCTTCATCATTTCTCGTCGAGTAGCGAAATATCCaccggttttttgtgttgtgttgttttgttgtcgctCGGTAAAGCTCATCTTGCACCGAAGAAAGTTTCGTTTTGGGTGGATAGTTTCTCCTCGCCCGGCACTCTCCTCCCAACATTTTTCGTTGGGACgtttttgttcttcgtttGTTGACTCGTTTCACTGGCGCTAGAATCTCGGAGTTAAGGGGGCACCATCTTAACCGCATCCACTGCAGTGTCGGAAGTTTGCGTCAACTCAACAGGAACCTCATGAGCAGTAATTTGTTACTTTCGGTGtcttttacctttttcccCCTATTGCAAGTTTTGCCCGGTTAAAGTAAGCAACTATGTTTAGGCGAAGGCAACACGGCTCTTTCGATTCTTTGGTGGTCGGTTTGCCCGTTCGGCCATCTCTAGTTCCACCGTCGGTCGGCGGTATTGCATGCCTTCGCGCGTGTCATCATCGGAGAAGTTATCGTCGAAATCGTCATCAACTTGGTACGCAAAGTTGGTACGACCTCCGGCACCGAGACCGTTGTTGGACGGCTGGCGACCTCCACGGTTGGTACTGCTACGCTTCCGATTGCCTCCACCATCTCCTTCGCTGTACGATCGAGATCCGGGAGAATTCTGCTGATTTGGTGGTTCGTCCGGATACCAAAGATCTCCACCCGAGTCGTACGGGTTCTGGCCTCGGATGATCGATTTTCGGATCTTACGCTGTTCGGCCATCGATTTGCGGCGCGTATCGAGTACGTTGAGCGTTTTGCGGCTAAGTGTGAGTCGGTGGCCCAAGTCCAGTTCACCCTCCTTGTAGTAGTTGCGCTTGAAGTTCGCTTCCAGATTACTCCAATCCTGTTTGTTCTTGTGCTGGTACAGTATGCGATGGATCGTATCGCGTCGTCCAATAGCTTTCTGTTCGTCTTCCAGATCTTCCTCATCCCATTGTGGTTTGGGACGTTGCAGACGGCGTGCAATCTCGACCGCATTCTCGCGCAGTTCCGCATCGAGCGACATGTCCTTTGCCTTCTTCGAGCAATACCAATTCAGCTCGGTCGAAGCAAGGATCTGCGAGATCGTTCCGAAACGATGCATCAACATCGCGATAAACTGGATGATGAGGATCAAACCGAAGAACAGCACAAACACCAGACCGATCGGTTCGAGCTCGAGGTACTCACGGCGAATCATAATCTCAACGGTGCTCTCGTCAAAGCTGATCTTGTTCTTTACGTTGAACCACCACTCGACGTGTAGCTCTTGTTTTTTCAACTGTAGCAGAAAGATGACCAGCACAAAGAGTGCGTTAGCCATCACAAAGGCAAACACGGCCAGATCGCGCAAGCCCTTCAGCTGTGACTTCATCTCCTCCTTCTGTTTCTCCGACAGATCGAGTGGTTTGAGATACTTCTCGATTAGCTCAATCCAGAACAGTTCTTCCGAGGCAGATATCGTTTCAGTATCACCATTTTTCAGGTCCACATCGTACAACCAATCCGGAAGATAGTTAATCTGCTTCTCAGGCTGGTTCGCGAGTGAATGAAGGAGGCAAGcgtgaggaagaaaaaaaaaacaagatcatCAGCAAACAATCATCGTTGTGTGGTGTGTGTCTTCGAGTGTTCATATGTCCCGCAGTCAAAGCTTACCTCTTCCAGCGAATCATTTTTCACCGTCTGGATCGGTGACGTAGCGCCGGAGGTTGAGGAAGGCGAGGACGGGCCGCGGCTACCTTCCGGACGATGCATATCGAGACTGCCGAtgtcatcatcttcatcgtctGATCTCATTACGCTGACGTTGCCGGTTAATTTCCTGAGAAAATAAATACGGATCCCCGTCGGTGAGTGAGTTGAGTGTAAAAATGGTGCGAGAACCGACGAAAGGAGAGAGTAGCGACAAAAAACACCGCGAGGAGTTAAAAGAAGCGGAAAATCGTACGCTGGGAATCCTGCTGATGCGCTCCGGGAAGCATAAGGTAAGATTCGCTTTCTGCTTGATAGCAAATGCTTCCTCCGGTCGCACGTCCCCAGTTTCGGGGATAGAGTGCGGATGTATAGGATCATGTACAAGCGTCGACCGGGGGTTCGCATTTGCACGAGAAAACCAAGGGTGAAGATTTTAAAGACTTAGCGAAGCAATAGGAAGCACGTTACGCTGGATGATAGTCGTACTCGGAGTGAATGAAAATGGCAACACCAGTTCCAGCGGTCGGGCTGTAAAAATATTGGGTAAGCCAAAGGACGCAGCACAGGACGAAAGGAAGGCACGAACCAGGAAGGATATCCGGTGGGTGATAAACGCAACGGCAACGACCGTGCGCCGTGTTTAGTGATGCGCGACGACACGGGAATTGCATTTAGAGGGTTCGTCCTTTCCGTACCTGTGGCCTGGTGGATGTGCATGGGCATGTCGTAGATGTTATTAGCGCAGTGTTAGCGGGTGATCGGAGGGAgcgtgatggtttttgggtagAAAACTACTTAAAATTATGTGCAAAATTGTAAACGCGAGCCAGGAAAATCATCAGCGAGCAGCATTTTTTCCTCCTGATTCCAGTGCTGGAGGGTAAACTCCTGAAGGGCTTATACCATGTTGCGTGATGTCGGAAGCGCAAGGTTGGAAGCGGTCGTTAGGGGTGACAAATAAGCGTGCAGTGTAATGCAACGACAGACATCAGGCAGCCATCGTCGCCGGTATGGCTCTCGTACGGGGATATGTTGGGAGGAATTTTTTCCGAGACAACGATTGTGTAAACATTCTGAGCGTTTTTTCATTCCGCTTCATGTTTTTACAAGGGTGACAgtaaataaatgcaaatatgCAGAGCCTCTTAGTCCCTTATTCAGCATTCGATGTACGAAAGGAAAAAGTGTGTAACGTTATGAGCATAATGTGGGCCCATCACACGCCTTGGAGGAATGTGAAAACGGAatataaattgtattttaattcGATTGAAACTCATTTTCCCGAGGGAACCATCAGCGAATGTGGATTGACGAATTGCAAGGccatggatggatggataggGTGGCGCAGAACATGGTTACGGTTTGGTACTTACATTTCCAGTGCCTTCATTTTCACACTTATTTCACTGAGAGATGCAGCAATTTGAGCGATCTGCTCTTTTTCGGCACTGGCCTTTGGGTGCGTGCAGAGCAAACAGCGAAACAGTCCATTGATGGAGATATCAATTGAACCATTCTCCTCCTTATCGGGCGATCGGAGATAGCCAAGAATTTTCTGCATCTTCCCCGGCGGTGCGGCTGTCGGTGGTGGTGCCTTCTTGGCAGCGTCCACGGGATTCTCGCGAGTTCCCCAGGAAACGTCGTTCATGTTGAACACGGAGTAGATGACGAGCAACATGTACATGGAAGGAATAGTAATGTAGTAGACGAGTCCCGCCGGCAAAGCTTCCATTTCTTGCGGATGAAGCAGCCCGGTGATAACGATTTGAAGTGCAACGGCAAGGAAAAACACTGAAGATGGTGCAAGTATACCGTCCTCCATCACCTGCACGATGATACCGACGAGCACGGCCATCATGACGAGCGAGTAAATGGCCGATATGAAGAAGGCCGCAATCAGTTGGTACTTTTGCTTCATCCAGTAACAGATGGCCATAAACCCGGCGAGTGGAACGCCATTCCATAGGAACGAGGTCCAGATGTCGATACGAAACACGGCAACTAGCGCTCCCACCATCATAAGGAAGATCGTGCCCGGGCCGAGGATCGTACCGAACATGAGCATGCATTGGTAAACAATGTACGGCATCGAAATGCTGTTATTGGTCTTAACGACACGACTCGCATCGGCCAGCAGATCGAAAATGTTGGCTATTGTTGAGGGAACCCAGCGACGGCGCTGATTGTAGAACTCGTTGAATCCTTCCGGGGCATGAGTGTAGGCGTCGGAGGCGGCCGAATACTCGACGCGGAACTTTTGTTTCAACAGCAGCGTACACAACCATCGATCTTCGCCCTGATCGTACTGTACGTAGTGTCGTGCCTGATCCGACTTGGTGGTGTACTTCTTCATGACCGAGTTTTCCATCAGTGCCCGACCGCGGAAGAGCGAGAAACAGCCGGGAGAACACAGCACGCAACCGATCACGTGTTCCGTAGCCTTCTGCAGCCAATGACCAATGGCATATTCGAAGATTTGATACCATACCATTGGTCCCGTACCGACCGGATGGATGCGTCCACATGCCGCACCAAGATCAGGATCAACCTTCATACGACCGACCAGCAGCGAGACGGCATTCGGCTGAAAATCAATGTCCCCGTCAAGGGCCAACAggtatgtgttttgtgcgatGACCATCTTTCGCTCCGGAGATGTGTTTAGCTGCATGATCCGATAACCGAGCAGGTAGTACATGTACATGACCTGCGACCAGCGTTTCTTATGTCGTATCTTGTTCTTGTCCTTCAGATGTGCAATCATTTTCGTCCGCCCGGGCAGTGTCCAGATAAGGCGACCACCGTAAGGTGTCACTATTTTGGTGGGTGGATACACACGCATCTTGGTTTTGTACACCTCCAAAGCCGCCTCTTCTATGTGGTTGATAAGTGTTTTCACGTAAGAGTTTAGTGGAGAAGCATCGGCACTCTCGCACTTGGATTTGTCATTGACGAAGGCATCGTCGAAGAAAATATGAGCTGCAAAGCAAAGAAGTACGTTGAAATGCATGAAACCAGTGCTTGAATCCCGCGCCCTGTACATACTTTCAAGATCGTAATAGTCCGGATCGATGTCATCCTTGTTTGCCTGAATGTGCTTCATTGCCATCCGCCGTGCGCACTGATCTTCGTCGAGTCGAAGGATGGACTTTAAGAACTCCATCAATTCCTCCTTGTTTTCGTGCCACATGGTGGCACAAATGAAGATCTGTGGGATGCGATCGTACGGCTTAATCCGGTCGTCCTTTCCTTCACTAGCCTTCGCATCGATTTCGTTCGCCTTTTCGGTGTCTTTCACTTTCACCATATCctaaaggggggaaaaatattgtgcTGTGAAACTTTAATTCCACATTCCcccttttttattcataaagaaagagagaacggcctggccgtattgctttcCACATTCCCCCTTGTTTTACTTACAATTTTCTTGACAAAATCTTCCTGATCCTCTCGTCGCCGATTCATGGCAACGCTTTGGTCTATTAGGAGACTATTATACATCGGTGTGACAAACAGTTTCTCCGTCGAAGCGTTTCGATCACTTTTCGCCATCCAAAGATGACGTGTGATCCAGGTTTGCGATAGCAGCCACAATAACCACAGCCAGGAAAATTCATTCACCACGTAATCAAACAGATAGTAGATCGGTGGCATGCGGAAAAAGATATAATCCGGTAAGATGTTATCGAACGCACAGACATCCGCTTCTCGTAGAccacaaaacacaagcaaCAAGGTGACAGAAACTGGAACTGTTAGGTTAATCGGAAACGCCATCGAGAAACTTTGGATTTGAATTTTGCATGCAAATTTGCTAAAAATGTAACACAGGTACGCACACAGTATGTGTGTGAGGGTGGTCCAGATGATGGCGTTGCTTGTGGGGAAAATTTCATGAACCTCCAGATCGGACGTGATGGACGAGAGGTCAGGAAACTTTTCGTTCAGCACGGCTTCCATCTGCAAAGGGAAGGGAGAGGATATAAAACAACGCCAAACCGTACGCAGTTTGATCGTCCATTTTAAAGGCAATTAAACGAtatgaattaattaataaaaccattttgtgCAACCAGCACGGGATTATTATATCACATAGCGTTTAGTGTTCGTTCGTATGAaattaagggtttttttttgtttcaaacataTCTGACCGAACTACGTTGATGCTTTGAAGTGAAAGTGGCATATGGATAcaatttcccccctttttctcTAAGTAAATTCACGCAGTCAATATGTGCGAGTGATGTTCCAGCTCCCAATgtgcaaataatttaattcaatctgTTCCACCAATGTCTGCCTGCGTACAATCAGGCTGCAGCAGTGGAATGGGAACGGTGAGTGATTTCATCCGCTTTGCGGATGTAAAGTACTCGTTCAACCAATTAATGTGATTGCCGCTCTGCAATGGTGTGCACTTGTTtcgatgaaaaaaacaaaaccgaaaatcaagaaaaaaaaatgctacaaacGGGCGGAAAACAGAAGATAATTGCGGCACATCAAATTGAAGTAAAGTTTGTTTCACGGTAAAATTATGGTACATTTAAGGCTGTTTGGTACAATTCCCTCCAGCATGCGGTAACGTATCCGTAGCAGCGAGTCGCGTTTCGTCACTGTTTGTACTGCAGTACGTGGTcgattgcatttgttttttttcaggaGTAAAGTGCAAACAAGTTGGCAAAAAAGTTTACGCCAATTGGTAATAATTAAATAGGGTTTCATTAGTGGGGGAattatttttcccccaaaaaggaaCACGCAGCAGTTATTATGCATTCCTGCATGCATTTCATCAAACTTGGAAAATAAACAATGCTTTGTGTGTGCATTCCGTTGCGTACATGTTGGCCAGCAAATATGATACTTTAATCATACCTATGACAATGGCACACAGAGGAACAATGCTATTATTTTGTACGACAGAGAATGATTTGACATCAGTTACATAGCAGACATGGATAGCTTAAAGTAAACCATTATTGAATGTCGATTTAAAATCCATGAGACACGCCAAAACACACTTTGTAAAGTTTGTGGAAACACAAAACGATAGCTAGAGGTatgtaaagaaaaatgaaatgaacatTTTTCCCAACGCCTTTTTCTGGTGTCGGGATAGATGAGtataactttgaaaaaaaaaagctttacttTGTAAACCGCAATGATAAAGTCTTATCAATTGTTAGCTCTTTAACAGGCTAGATAGGGCATTTGGTTGCCATTTCTCTTTGGTGATGCATAAAGCAAagtgacaacaaaaaaagaatcataaaTGCACTGCATAAAGCGAATGGTAGAAGCATAGGAAATATGGTGTACCACGTTGATGTCTGCGGCCAATCGATCGTCAACCATCGCCAACCGTCGCGCGGTTATCGCTGAAAGTGGAACGAACGCCAGAATCATCATCACAGCTGGATTAACGATTTATCTAACGGCCTCAACCGTTAGACACGAGCCGGCGAACAAATGTACAGTGACGCTGACACGGTGCTGGATTTTATGGCGCAGCGGTTACGTCGATGCCGGCGATGATACCGCCATACTATCGGAGCGGATCAAAATCCCTCCCAGCGCTCTGAACACACTCCGTGCTGAACGCTAATGGCGTATCTGATCCTTCGATTCGGAGAAATAGTAATTTGcgcggaaagggaggaaaaaaacaattgcaacGTGTAAAAAGAGACGTGAAAGGACGAGCAGATCACGCTAATCCGGTCAGCATCATTGTAGTCACGTTCTTGTCGaataaaagcacaaaaaaggtGCAATAAATTTAAGGCAACAAGAGGGAGCTTTTTCATCAAGCTGCGTGATCTGTTCGACACGACGAAGCGATGATCGTTGAAACAGGGGAACAAATTTCGGTGGACGAATCTTTACAAGTGGCTGCCGTGTTTGCAGCTTCAATTACCTCGCGTACTGTAATTGTATGATTACCCCAGCCGCTGGTGAACATCCCGAAGAAATCGGATACCGATTGTTCCGAGAGATAAATGCAGGCCccaaggaagagaaaaattttgtatggtGCGATCAG
Proteins encoded in this window:
- the LOC125760704 gene encoding chitin synthase chs-2-like, yielding MKNNGTMNYFTESSDEDDEETVMIKKVQQDNKLWDSFQDPPVPQTSGSAASREYLVVFIKGLKVFTYIFVFLVILASACFAKMSFLLMVSNIKDGTKNRYCDVRQPDKQFEAYIPREQRVAWMWAIVFSFAVPEIGTFIRASRICFFKNIPRPSWGQLLMVTVMESFHVIGLAILAFLVYPNLDVVKAAMLTNCVCLVPAIGGLLSRSPKESKLAFKYVFDLLAISAQLTGYVVWPLLSNQFELWFIPGAIFLVSCHWWENYLSQKSLLRPIASFAAIREKLTDCRYQTYLLIAPYKIFLFLGACIYLSEQSVSDFFGMFTSGWGNHTITVREMEAVLNEKFPDLSSITSDLEVHEIFPTSNAIIWTTLTHILCAYLCYIFSKFACKIQIQSFSMAFPINLTVPVSVTLLLVFCGLREADVCAFDNILPDYIFFRMPPIYYLFDYVVNEFSWLWLLWLLSQTWITRHLWMAKSDRNASTEKLFVTPMYNSLLIDQSVAMNRRREDQEDFVKKIDMVKVKDTEKANEIDAKASEGKDDRIKPYDRIPQIFICATMWHENKEELMEFLKSILRLDEDQCARRMAMKHIQANKDDIDPDYYDLETHIFFDDAFVNDKSKCESADASPLNSYVKTLINHIEEAALEVYKTKMRVYPPTKIVTPYGGRLIWTLPGRTKMIAHLKDKNKIRHKKRWSQVMYMYYLLGYRIMQLNTSPERKMVIAQNTYLLALDGDIDFQPNAVSLLVGRMKVDPDLGAACGRIHPVGTGPMVWYQIFEYAIGHWLQKATEHVIGCVLCSPGCFSLFRGRALMENSVMKKYTTKSDQARHYVQYDQGEDRWLCTLLLKQKFRVEYSAASDAYTHAPEGFNEFYNQRRRWVPSTIANIFDLLADASRVVKTNNSISMPYIVYQCMLMFGTILGPGTIFLMMVGALVAVFRIDIWTSFLWNGVPLAGFMAICYWMKQKYQLIAAFFISAIYSLVMMAVLVGIIVQVMEDGILAPSSVFFLAVALQIVITGLLHPQEMEALPAGLVYYITIPSMYMLLVIYSVFNMNDVSWGTRENPVDAAKKAPPPTAAPPGKMQKILGYLRSPDKEENGSIDISINGLFRCLLCTHPKASAEKEQIAQIAASLSEISVKMKALEMKLTGNVSVMRSDDEDDDIGSLDMHRPEGSRGPSSPSSTSGATSPIQTVKNDSLEEPEKQINYLPDWLYDVDLKNGDTETISASEELFWIELIEKYLKPLDLSEKQKEEMKSQLKGLRDLAVFAFVMANALFVLVIFLLQLKKQELHVEWWFNVKNKISFDESTVEIMIRREYLELEPIGLVFVLFFGLILIIQFIAMLMHRFGTISQILASTELNWYCSKKAKDMSLDAELRENAVEIARRLQRPKPQWDEEDLEDEQKAIGRRDTIHRILYQHKNKQDWSNLEANFKRNYYKEGELDLGHRLTLSRKTLNVLDTRRKSMAEQRKIRKSIIRGQNPYDSGGDLWYPDEPPNQQNSPGSRSYSEGDGGGNRKRSSTNRGGRQPSNNGLGAGGRTNFAYQVDDDFDDNFSDDDTREGMQYRRPTVELEMAERANRPPKNRKSRVAFA